Sequence from the Bremerella volcania genome:
CCAAGGGGATTCCGAAGAGGAAGACGAACTGGACGACGAACCACTTGGCCAAGACGACATTGCCGCCTTATTCAACAGCTAAACCAGCCCATCTCTGGTTAGCGAAAGATTTCCTTTTCGTGGAAATCACCTTCTGGGCTCATCCCTTTCTTCAGCGCCTCGCGCATGAGATCTTCCCCTTCACCCCGCAAGGCAAACACCGGGAAGCCCGGGCTGACGTAGTGGTTCCAATAGCGTTGGTAAACTTCGACCGTCTCTTTGTTCTTTGCCAGGGCATTGGGCACGGCGTGCACCATCACGGTCTTGTCTTCACTCTTCTCGAAATATTGCCCGAGCATCTTCGGCAACATGCGTGACAGCCAATTGGTTCGTACGAACTTGAGCTTGCGAGGAATAATGTAGCGGGGACGATTCAACGGGCCGAGCGCCTCGTGCAAAGCCGTTACGAACAGACGGCTATCCCCGTCGCTGGCGTCTTCCAGCAATACACGTACGTAACCACCAGCTCGAGACTTCGCTACGACATCCGGTGGCGACTTAATCAATTTCAGGTCGACCATCGTGCGGGCAATTGCCTCGCCAATGGCTTGCACCAGCGACTCACTCGACCAGGGCTCTTTGGTTCCGGCAAACGGAGGAAAACCGCCTGCCTCGCGTGATGACCCTTTAATTCGCATTTCCAGCGTGTGATTCGGAGTTCCTTCATAGGGAGTTCCGATCTGCCATAAGTCGCGTGTCTCACGTCGCAGCGTCACGCGTGCAAGCATGTCGCGATTCAAATCACGGACCGAACCTTCCAACAACTCAGGGCGTAAATCGGTCAGAGCTGGGTGGACGTGACCGACCCCCTTCTCGATCACCGAGTCATCGGTCACGCCAAAAATGTTCTGATGCTTCTTGATGAAGCGGGCATAGTCGTCCAGGCCCTTGCTGAATTCCGGAGCCAGGCAGACGACATCCCAGTTGTCAGCCAGTTTCTCGGGAACCTGGGGATCCAATCGAAAAGATCTCCCCCGAAGTTGCCGCACCGTCATGCTCGTGGTGACGGTCGTCAGATCGATAAGTACGTTGATCTTGTTCGCGTCCCAGCCTTCCCCCAAAAGCCCTCGCGTGCCGACGAGGCACTTCGTCAGACCGCGCTGGAAGAGGTCGGTAATCATCTCGACGTAAACGCGAGGGCACCAATCACGACCGCTGCCGGAAACGACGTGAAAACCAACTTCGGCGGCGAACGTCAACGTCGCATCATAGCCGGCGTTGGAGAGCCACTCTTTGGCCGCGGCCTCGAATTTTTCCGATAGGTCATCATCCACCAGCACGCTCGAACCGGTGACCAGGATTGGATCGAGTTCGTCCAGCCTTGGATCGCTGACCAGCACGCGAAACGCGGCGATCGCTCCGCCTGCTTCGCTGCTGAGCAGATGTTCGACCTCGGAGATCGTGGCTGAGGTCTTCTCGAAGTCGGTCACCACCACCGCGCGAATCGCATCCCCCAGCGCCGCCATCTCGGCCATGAGAATCGGAACCAGGGCCTTCGCTTTTTCACTGGAATAAGCCAGCACGCGTCCGACCGGCGAAGCGCATGCCTGGCAGCCGGTTTCCGTGATCTGCACGCCCAGCATTCGCAGACCGGAAATCACTCTCTCGGCCAATGCACGATCCTCGGCGTTGGCCGAACGTCGCAGCCCATGCCGTACGTAACGATCGAGCACCGGGATAATGACTGGGATCTGCGGCACTTCCTCGATTGGCACTTCCAGTACCACCGGCGGAACTTCCGCAGGCAACTCGACGTTTCGCGTCTGCAGAAACACGCGGGCAGCGTCCGCAAAATCGGGATCACGACGATGAAAGGAAGACCACGTCTTGAACGTGCTGGTTGCGTGTCGGCGTGTTTCGAGCATCTGCAGCAGCCAGGGAACGAGTGCCTTGACCCGAGGTGCCTCGTCGACGACGGCAACTTCCGTCTGCGGCTTTGGTTCGGGAGGCGTTCCCTGTTCGGCTTCAACTTCCGAAATCAGATCCGCGAAGGGATTATCCTCGTCCTTGTAAACCGCTTCGGTTCCACCCACGTGGTGCAACTTCAGTTCGTCTCCTTCCGTCTCATCCCCTTCCGGTTCTTCGACCGGAGCAACTTCCGCGACCGACACTTCGTCTCCGTTGTCGGCCGGTTTGTTGGTGACTTCCTGCAGAATCTCTTCCAGGTGATCGTCGGCCTGGGCGACGAAGCGCAGCTCGGCCTCGGAAGGGCGGACGAAGTAGACCAGATCCTGATAAGGAGCGAGAAAGCCATCGCGCACGACCGCCGGCACCGGCACATCATGATCGATAGGCCCGAGGAACTCTTGGTAACGCTCGAAGTCGGCGGGGATCTTTCCATCGCCGTCAGGGGGCGTCGCGGTAAGCCCCACGACGATCGGATCGTCGAGGTACTGCATCGCGTCGGAAAGCACGCGTCCCCAGTGCCCCACCAGGTGATGGCATTCGTCGAGGATGAGCATCCCAACCCCTTCTTCCCGCAGTCGCTGCCAGGTTCGCAGGCACGACTGGTGCAACATTTCAAATGATTCACCGGCGAGGCCTGCTTCGTCGCGCACACTCTTGCGATAGGCCGACAGACGCTCGTCGTAGTAGTCGCGATTGTGCTTCTTCAGATCGCGAATCCAAACCTTCGCTTCGGCCGGATCTTGGGCTTGCCCCTTCGAGATCAGGCGATCTTCCCACAGCGACATAGCCGCATGATCGAGCCCATCGTCACCGCGGCGCGGCAGCGTGACGGCCTGATAGGTGAGCGAAGTCAGTAACTTCGGCTCGTCTGGGGAGGTGCTGACCAGCATCGACATCGGCCGGTCGGTCTCGAACAGGTCGGTCCTGGCCGCCCATTGCGATTGAATGGCCGAGTTGGGACTGAGCACCAGCGCCGGCCGCTTGATCATTTCGGCCCAGAGGTAGAGGCCGACGACCGTCTTGCCTGAGCCTGGCGGAGCGACGATATGCAGTTGCCGCTCCCCCCGCGATAGCTGCTGCTGGGCGACGTCGCGTACCTGAACTTGTGAAGGGCGCAATTGGCCGCGGAATCTAATCGACGGAAATGGATCGCTCGGCGTCATATCGCTTCCGGCCCAAGATGAGAAACACAGGTGACGTGCGCTATTCTCGTGGCTTTGGCTGGGAAGTTGAAGAGGGCACCGGCAATTGTTCGTTCAAATGAGCATGAATCGGCCGCGCGAGAGGGACTAACTTCCATCGACGGACGTCATACCCTGCACTTGAGTCTTGCTGGCTTCAGGGAAGAAGTGAACCGAGCCGTCGGCCATCAACGCTTGAACTCCGTTGAAATATTGATCGTCGAAATTCTTCGACGTGAGTGCCTGGGGGGAGATATCGACCGGCTTGTACCAAGGAACCGGGTTGGTCGTGTCCTCGACCACCATGATGGCGTTGGATGTTCCCACCGTGATTTCCCCGAACGTACTGGCCTTGTCCATTCCCAACACCGACTTGGGTCCCGTAATGGCAACATACGTGGTGGCATCCCCCTGGCCTTCATTTCCCAGGGCAGGGCTTTCGTACACAAACGGCATCATCTTGCAGGCCTGCATGTTGGCCGGGCTGTCCCATGGCTGCGAGAAGTCAGTCGTACTGAGCGTAGATGTGATTCGCTTCGACGAACGGCAGGATCAACACCCGCCACGAGTGCATCGGCTGTCCATCTTCATCCGGAATATAAGCAGGCGGCAAGGTACCATAAGTATCGTGGTAGTTATGCAGGGCGAGCCCAATCACCTTCAGGTTGTTCTGGGACTGCATCCGCTGGGCAGCCATCCGGGCCTGGCCGATCGCCGGCACCAAGAGTGCCACCACGATGCCGGCACACAGGAGGGCCATCACCCCAAACACAACGACCAAGATGATAATGACGACTTTGGCATCGCCGCGTCGAGAAGCTTTCATGGTGGGGGTCCCTGACAGAGTCTTAAAACTGGAGTCCTGAAGCTGAATTATTCATAGGCAGACGTTTCGCCTGCCTTGGCAAATTCTTTGCAAAGAAGGCATGCTCGCAGCTGTTGGGGATCATCTTCAGGCATCCACGTAACCGATGCATCGCCAAACAGCACCGCGTAGTAGGCATGGTCATTCTGGTCGATTGGGGGCCTTTCGATCAACTCAAAAGGACTGATATCCTCTGGTTTCGTCCAAATCACCGCCTGGTCGATCTGCTCGACGACCATCGCTACGTTACCTAGTTCACAAGGTACTTCGTCAAACGCACGTCCTTCTTGGGAAAGCATGAGGGTTCGTTTTCCTTCCGGGTCGACTACCGCCAGGTAGCTCGTCATTCCAGGGTTCTCGGTAGGATCCAAAAAGGGACTCTCGAACATATACGGCATTTGCTCGACCAACGGTCGATTCGTCTGGCTGTCCCACGGCTGAGAAAGGTCGAATTGGTCGTAGAGAGCCTGCTGCTCTAGAAATGGCAGAAGCAGCACTCGCCACGAGTAAAGCGGACGCCCCTCGGCATCGGTCACCACGGCCGGGGGCAAGGTGCCATAGAGGTCGTGATAGTTGTGCAGAGCGATGCCGATTTCCTTGAGATGGTTCGCCGACCAATCCCGACGGCCACTCGTCTTGGCCATCTTCGCCGCCGGCATGAGCAGCGCGGCCAAGACGAAGATAATGAGCACCATGACGATCCATTCGACAACCGTGAAATGCCACCACTTCTTGGGCTCCGGCTTACCCGTGTAAGCCTCAGGACTATCGAACGGATTGGGCTCGTTCATGATTCATCTTTTCCCGTTCGGCCATCGTCGCAGTAAATCATCCCGATTAACTCGTCGCGGTTCGCCTCGCCAATGAACGTGTAAGACGCATCCCCCATCAAGACCAGGATACCGTGCATCTCGTTGTCACCGATCTGCGTAAGAGCCAACAGGTGCAGCGGATCAATATCTTCCGGCTTGGTCCACTCAACCAGGCGGACCGGATCGTCGATTACCAGCGCGCTGAAAGCTAACCCATCGGTAACCTCCCTGAAATTCCGCCCCTTCGTCGGGCGCAGCACGGTTCGCTCCTCACGGGTGTCGACCACTGCCCGGTAAGGCGTCTTTCCTTTCGCTTCCGCCGAACCTGGATGAAAGGGGCTCTCATAGATACCCGGCATCTTATTGAGCAGCTTTCGGTTGTGATCACTCGACCAAGGCTCGTCCAGGTGGAACTGCTCGTACAACTTCTTCTCTTCGATAAAGGGGAGAAGCAAAACACGCCACGAATAAAGCGGTTCGCCTTGCGCATCCGCCACATAGGCAGGAGGCAGGGTACCGTAGGTATCGTAGTAGTTGTGCATTGCAAGGCCTATCTGCTTCAGGTTATTGGCAGAGGCCATTCGACGCGAAGCGGATCTGGGCGTGTACACCGCTGGCACAAGCAAGGCCCAGAGAAACACCAACTCAATCAGCAAGCATCCCCAGTTCATCATCCGACTAGAGTTCCGCTCCCAGAAACTTTTTGGTGGTAGGGGATCACTTGGTACCTCAAAGGGATGTATCGATTCCGTCATCCAAACGATCCATCGAAAACAAAAGTCAAATGGGGGGAGATGAGTCTCCCTCGATTGTCTCAGCCACCGGCAAGGCTTGCAATCAAATGGCAGGCCTTCCGTATCGCTGGCGACATGGAGCGTTTGTACCAGTAGTCCGGCGTCATAATCGGCACACTCGATCCGACCAAACCGACTGCGATAAGAAATCCAATTAGCAAAGGGGTATCAATCATCTCCAGCCGCAAGGGATTCGATAACTGTACTGCCTGGGCAAGGTGGGGATCTTCCCGGGTGGTTAAGGTTTGCGAACGTCGTGAGTGAACAAGACGCACGTTCACGTACGATAGTTCAGTTGAGAGTCCGCCTCTCTTACCAAAGTGGATGGTACGGCAAGAATCCAGGGAACGCTTCTCCTCTGGACCGGGGTTAAGTTCTGATGACCCTTTCTTGCACGACCAATAGCTCTTGGTAAGAAAGACGGACTTTCAGCGTTTCTTGGGGATAGTTTTCAGTTTTCATCAGGAAACACGTCTCACTGCGAACGTGTCGCCCGTAGTTAAAACTCTTCAGCAACAAGGGTTTACGCGAATTGTATCCCTGGGGCAGGGGTCGCGCTATAATAGAGGGAACTTCCAACTTCCGCTGATTCCCTCCTCCCCCTCCACTTCATGGCTGCTTCGGACATCCCTGAGTTGACTGATGGCGAGATCCTCTCGGCCGTTTTGGCGGGAGATGCGGATCGGTATGCCGTCATCGTGAAGCGGTATCGCCGTGCCCTGTTGAACCTGGCCTATAGCTACCTGGGGGATTCGCAGTCGGCAGAGGACGCCGTTCAGGAAGCGTTTCTTAATAGCTTCAAGTGGCTGCATACCTACGACTCGCGATATAGCTTCCGCACGTGGCTGTGGCGAATTCTGCTGAATGTTTGCCACCGAATTCGCGAGAAAGGGAAGAAGCTGCCTGTCACTTCGACCAAGCTTCAGGCGGGCCACAGTGACGAGAGCCCCTCACCATTAGAGACGGAAGTTCCCTGTCAGGTACTCTCTGGACTGATCGACCGAGAACGCCGCGGTCAGGTACTTAAGCTGCTCGATAAGCTGACTCCCATTCAAGCGGAAGCGATTCGCCTGAGATTCTTTGGCGAAATGAAATTTCAGGAGATCGCCGATGCGCAAGGCATCGGCCTGCCGGCTGCCAAGGCCCGCGTCCGCAATGGATTGCTGCAACTTGCGAAATTGATCCAGAACACTTGCCAAGAGCTTTCCGAGGAACACGTTCGATGATTCAATCGCACCATCTACCAACCTGCGACGACGTGTTCGATGTGCTAACCCGGGCTCCTTTTCCCACGGGTGAGCACGAGACGGATATGCCGATCCAACGGCATTTGACGGTTTGCC
This genomic interval carries:
- a CDS encoding DUF1559 family PulG-like putative transporter produces the protein MNEPNPFDSPEAYTGKPEPKKWWHFTVVEWIVMVLIIFVLAALLMPAAKMAKTSGRRDWSANHLKEIGIALHNYHDLYGTLPPAVVTDAEGRPLYSWRVLLLPFLEQQALYDQFDLSQPWDSQTNRPLVEQMPYMFESPFLDPTENPGMTSYLAVVDPEGKRTLMLSQEGRAFDEVPCELGNVAMVVEQIDQAVIWTKPEDISPFELIERPPIDQNDHAYYAVLFGDASVTWMPEDDPQQLRACLLCKEFAKAGETSAYE
- a CDS encoding DEAD/DEAH box helicase; this translates as MTPSDPFPSIRFRGQLRPSQVQVRDVAQQQLSRGERQLHIVAPPGSGKTVVGLYLWAEMIKRPALVLSPNSAIQSQWAARTDLFETDRPMSMLVSTSPDEPKLLTSLTYQAVTLPRRGDDGLDHAAMSLWEDRLISKGQAQDPAEAKVWIRDLKKHNRDYYDERLSAYRKSVRDEAGLAGESFEMLHQSCLRTWQRLREEGVGMLILDECHHLVGHWGRVLSDAMQYLDDPIVVGLTATPPDGDGKIPADFERYQEFLGPIDHDVPVPAVVRDGFLAPYQDLVYFVRPSEAELRFVAQADDHLEEILQEVTNKPADNGDEVSVAEVAPVEEPEGDETEGDELKLHHVGGTEAVYKDEDNPFADLISEVEAEQGTPPEPKPQTEVAVVDEAPRVKALVPWLLQMLETRRHATSTFKTWSSFHRRDPDFADAARVFLQTRNVELPAEVPPVVLEVPIEEVPQIPVIIPVLDRYVRHGLRRSANAEDRALAERVISGLRMLGVQITETGCQACASPVGRVLAYSSEKAKALVPILMAEMAALGDAIRAVVVTDFEKTSATISEVEHLLSSEAGGAIAAFRVLVSDPRLDELDPILVTGSSVLVDDDLSEKFEAAAKEWLSNAGYDATLTFAAEVGFHVVSGSGRDWCPRVYVEMITDLFQRGLTKCLVGTRGLLGEGWDANKINVLIDLTTVTTSMTVRQLRGRSFRLDPQVPEKLADNWDVVCLAPEFSKGLDDYARFIKKHQNIFGVTDDSVIEKGVGHVHPALTDLRPELLEGSVRDLNRDMLARVTLRRETRDLWQIGTPYEGTPNHTLEMRIKGSSREAGGFPPFAGTKEPWSSESLVQAIGEAIARTMVDLKLIKSPPDVVAKSRAGGYVRVLLEDASDGDSRLFVTALHEALGPLNRPRYIIPRKLKFVRTNWLSRMLPKMLGQYFEKSEDKTVMVHAVPNALAKNKETVEVYQRYWNHYVSPGFPVFALRGEGEDLMREALKKGMSPEGDFHEKEIFR
- a CDS encoding DUF1559 family PulG-like putative transporter, which encodes MMNWGCLLIELVFLWALLVPAVYTPRSASRRMASANNLKQIGLAMHNYYDTYGTLPPAYVADAQGEPLYSWRVLLLPFIEEKKLYEQFHLDEPWSSDHNRKLLNKMPGIYESPFHPGSAEAKGKTPYRAVVDTREERTVLRPTKGRNFREVTDGLAFSALVIDDPVRLVEWTKPEDIDPLHLLALTQIGDNEMHGILVLMGDASYTFIGEANRDELIGMIYCDDGRTGKDES
- a CDS encoding DUF1559 family PulG-like putative transporter; protein product: MKASRRGDAKVVIIILVVVFGVMALLCAGIVVALLVPAIGQARMAAQRMQSQNNLKVIGLALHNYHDTYGTLPPAYIPDEDGQPMHSWRVLILPFVEANHIYAQYD
- a CDS encoding RNA polymerase sigma factor — translated: MAASDIPELTDGEILSAVLAGDADRYAVIVKRYRRALLNLAYSYLGDSQSAEDAVQEAFLNSFKWLHTYDSRYSFRTWLWRILLNVCHRIREKGKKLPVTSTKLQAGHSDESPSPLETEVPCQVLSGLIDRERRGQVLKLLDKLTPIQAEAIRLRFFGEMKFQEIADAQGIGLPAAKARVRNGLLQLAKLIQNTCQELSEEHVR
- a CDS encoding H-X9-DG-CTERM domain-containing protein, encoding MMPFVYESPALGNEGQGDATTYVAITGPKSVLGMDKASTFGEITVGTSNAIMVVEDTTNPVPWYKPVDISPQALTSKNFDDQYFNGVQALMADGSVHFFPEASKTQVQGMTSVDGS